The following coding sequences are from one Litoribacterium kuwaitense window:
- a CDS encoding helix-turn-helix domain-containing protein → MKPKGTAVIAIYESKHNEKDVVKSHHHSSHQLLYNLEGEGVCTLDYEEYPITPDSFIIIPPFTEHSISSKSKTTILVLEFDVRDYSEDVQQRLIAKVFQKGVVQQVSMFEGSELRQLLRKMLYEQSNANDLWEIALKVYMTELLFIIARSQQEVKYADTNTLRVERIKQYIETHYFDIKSAEDIASKLGVSKRYIQSIYKEHYGCTPMQYLTDVRLGVVKKLLLETDKDIVSICFEVGFESLATYYRLFKKQTGVPPKMYRKTYQGRVDERP, encoded by the coding sequence ATGAAACCAAAAGGGACCGCCGTCATTGCAATATATGAAAGCAAACACAACGAAAAGGATGTTGTGAAATCTCATCATCACTCGTCACACCAGCTGCTATACAATCTGGAGGGTGAAGGGGTCTGTACGCTTGACTATGAAGAATATCCCATTACTCCAGATAGTTTTATCATTATCCCACCCTTTACGGAGCATTCTATTTCCTCCAAGTCAAAAACGACGATTCTCGTGTTGGAGTTTGACGTTCGCGACTATAGCGAGGATGTGCAGCAACGACTTATTGCCAAAGTGTTTCAGAAGGGCGTTGTGCAACAGGTGAGTATGTTTGAAGGCAGTGAATTGCGCCAATTGCTGAGAAAAATGTTGTATGAGCAATCAAATGCCAACGATTTATGGGAAATCGCCTTAAAAGTATATATGACGGAGCTGCTTTTTATCATTGCTCGTTCGCAACAAGAGGTGAAGTACGCCGATACAAACACATTGCGCGTCGAACGGATTAAGCAATATATTGAAACGCACTACTTTGATATTAAAAGTGCGGAAGATATTGCTTCGAAACTCGGGGTGAGCAAACGGTATATTCAAAGTATCTACAAAGAACATTACGGGTGCACACCGATGCAATACTTGACGGATGTTCGTCTAGGCGTTGTAAAAAAGCTCCTTCTGGAAACCGACAAAGATATTGTCTCTATTTGTTTTGAAGTAGGCTTTGAATCTCTTGCTACTTATTATCGCCTCTTCAAAAAACAGACCGGTGTCCCTCCTAAAATGTATCGGAAAACGTATCAAGGGCGCGTAGATGAACGCCCATGA
- a CDS encoding glycosyltransferase family 2 protein → MTNLLIVIMIFFWLMLIFYSFLTIAGVMERSRHKRQPLSSYPAVDILIPAHNEGKVIHKTLEAMSRIHYPGECHVYLLNDNSEDETPQIADEFDRLFTNIHHIRVPKGEPKGKSRVLNHGLSISKSPYFIVYDADNQPEPDAVTWLVEKAETTKDAAGAVGYVKTINIEKNWLTRMIGLEFQVHQLMMQSGRWLLFKIGSLTGTNMLLRREVIDELGGYDPYALAEDAELTMRIYAKGLVLPIVAESKTWEQEPEKVKTLVKQRTRWLQGNLYLLEKTFRSKAFWKNKTLLHTLHHLSVYLCFVILLAISHIFFVLGLFGLSTEFINSPLILFWYMSYIVFTIQHASAMVLDRTVNAQNSFTAIIMYFTYAQVFLILLVRSIILYVKARRKGKHVEWDKTVRF, encoded by the coding sequence ATGACCAATCTCCTCATTGTCATTATGATTTTCTTTTGGCTCATGCTTATTTTTTACTCTTTCCTGACCATCGCAGGTGTCATGGAGCGCAGTCGTCATAAGAGACAGCCGTTATCGAGCTACCCAGCAGTAGATATTTTGATTCCTGCGCACAATGAAGGCAAAGTGATTCACAAAACATTAGAAGCCATGTCTCGTATTCATTACCCTGGAGAATGTCATGTGTATTTGTTAAACGACAATTCCGAGGATGAGACGCCACAAATCGCTGACGAGTTTGATCGCCTTTTCACCAATATTCACCATATTCGTGTACCAAAGGGTGAACCAAAGGGAAAATCTCGCGTTCTGAATCACGGACTGTCCATTTCAAAAAGTCCATACTTTATCGTCTATGACGCTGACAATCAGCCTGAGCCGGATGCAGTCACATGGCTCGTTGAAAAAGCAGAAACGACGAAAGACGCTGCTGGTGCCGTCGGCTATGTGAAGACCATTAATATAGAAAAAAACTGGCTCACCCGTATGATTGGCCTAGAATTTCAAGTACATCAGCTGATGATGCAAAGTGGACGATGGCTCTTATTTAAAATTGGGTCTTTAACCGGGACAAACATGCTACTGCGCCGCGAAGTGATTGATGAATTAGGCGGCTATGATCCATACGCTTTGGCAGAGGACGCTGAATTAACGATGAGAATCTACGCAAAAGGGTTGGTTCTGCCGATCGTAGCTGAGTCAAAAACGTGGGAGCAAGAGCCAGAAAAAGTAAAAACACTCGTCAAACAACGAACACGCTGGCTGCAAGGAAACCTTTATCTTTTAGAAAAAACCTTTCGCTCTAAAGCGTTTTGGAAAAATAAAACACTGCTACACACACTGCATCACCTGTCCGTCTATTTATGCTTTGTTATTCTTTTAGCGATATCACATATTTTCTTTGTCCTTGGCTTATTCGGTCTTTCTACCGAATTTATCAACAGTCCGCTCATCTTGTTTTGGTATATGAGTTATATCGTATTTACGATCCAACACGCAAGTGCCATGGTTTTGGATAGAACGGTGAATGCGCAAAACAGTTTCACCGCCATTATCATGTATTTCACTTATGCTCAAGTGTTTTTAATTCTGTTGGTACGTAGCATCATCCTTTATGTCAAGGCAAGACGGAAGGGCAAGCATGTCGAATGGGATAAAACAGTTCGCTTCTAG
- a CDS encoding glycosyl hydrolase family 8, with protein MGGLLTLLLILLTFLFTEDTSTETFVNDHFIKDNGEITTYMTSDDILSESIGLYMEYLVETEQKQAFDEQAALVRTKMDDGFIYWRFNAEANANASVDDLRIMRAFYGAHALWQEETYQTLGNEIKQFILSEQVKNNLIVDYYDMKSLMTANEVHLSYIDGRALRNFFPNNIQQAHTDILKRVSDDPFFLRYISLSKRNIRIRKKLI; from the coding sequence ATGGGAGGGTTACTCACACTCTTGCTCATTTTACTAACCTTTTTATTCACTGAAGACACATCGACAGAAACCTTCGTGAATGACCATTTTATAAAAGACAACGGAGAAATAACGACTTACATGACGAGCGATGATATCCTTTCCGAAAGCATTGGACTTTACATGGAATATTTAGTTGAAACCGAACAAAAACAAGCCTTCGATGAGCAAGCAGCACTTGTTCGCACTAAGATGGACGATGGCTTTATTTACTGGCGATTTAATGCAGAGGCAAATGCCAATGCTTCTGTCGACGATTTACGAATCATGCGTGCCTTCTATGGTGCTCATGCACTCTGGCAGGAAGAAACCTATCAAACATTAGGCAATGAGATCAAGCAATTTATTTTATCTGAACAAGTGAAAAATAACTTGATCGTTGACTATTATGATATGAAGTCATTGATGACAGCAAATGAGGTTCATTTATCCTATATTGACGGTAGAGCCTTACGCAATTTCTTTCCTAATAATATTCAACAAGCACATACAGACATTTTAAAACGAGTGAGCGATGATCCTTTTTTCCTGAGGTATATCAGCTTGAGCAAAAGAAATATACGTATCAGGAAGAAGTTAATATGA
- a CDS encoding bis-aminopropyl spermidine synthase family protein, translated as MEELFTKRPQVDVQLDQSHCTAETSVRRAILCLKERALIGKRILCVGDDNLVNVTIGMLLKKLFPRKLSFSTRIDVVDVDQRFLHFIQEIAEKRRITHSLYPP; from the coding sequence TTGGAAGAGTTATTTACAAAGCGCCCACAGGTCGATGTTCAATTGGACCAGTCACACTGTACAGCTGAAACGAGTGTCAGGCGAGCGATCCTCTGTTTAAAAGAACGCGCACTCATCGGCAAACGCATTCTGTGTGTGGGCGACGATAACTTGGTGAATGTCACTATAGGGATGTTGCTCAAAAAATTATTTCCCAGGAAACTTTCCTTTTCGACGAGAATCGATGTTGTCGACGTCGACCAACGTTTCCTTCATTTTATTCAAGAAATTGCAGAAAAAAGAAGGATTACCCATTCATTGTATCCACCATGA
- a CDS encoding bis-aminopropyl spermidine synthase family protein: protein MLSTSTNVSFILFKKLQKKEGLPIHCIHHDLRHPLRKSIKGNYDVIFTDPPYTGEGLNLFLSRGISALKKQQGLPIFLSFAHKSPEFMLEMNRSFVKMGLCVTATLPHFNTYIGAQMIANRSQMMILKTTAATQVPKEWSLPYKEPLYTGEVRRSMRTYRCLRCGNDWHVGYKSSMKTIEQLKKTGCPSCHFHSFKHTGKSDS, encoded by the coding sequence ATGTTGTCGACGTCGACCAACGTTTCCTTCATTTTATTCAAGAAATTGCAGAAAAAAGAAGGATTACCCATTCATTGTATCCACCATGACTTACGGCATCCTCTTCGTAAAAGCATCAAAGGAAATTATGATGTGATATTTACGGATCCACCTTATACAGGTGAAGGATTAAATCTATTTCTTTCTCGCGGCATCTCGGCGTTAAAAAAGCAGCAAGGCTTACCGATCTTTCTGTCTTTTGCCCATAAATCACCCGAATTCATGTTGGAGATGAACCGATCGTTTGTAAAAATGGGCTTGTGCGTAACAGCGACCCTTCCCCATTTTAATACGTATATCGGTGCGCAAATGATTGCGAATCGGAGTCAAATGATGATTCTGAAAACAACCGCAGCTACACAAGTTCCTAAAGAATGGTCTCTCCCGTACAAGGAGCCGCTGTATACTGGAGAAGTCCGTCGTTCTATGAGAACTTACCGTTGCCTGCGTTGTGGAAACGACTGGCATGTCGGCTATAAAAGCTCCATGAAAACAATTGAGCAATTGAAAAAAACTGGATGCCCATCGTGCCATTTTCATTCATTTAAACACACAGGAAAAAGCGATTCATAA